In a single window of the Planctomycetia bacterium genome:
- a CDS encoding GIY-YIG nuclease family protein, with protein MNILDLEQFSSFRSNIETKVVRHKDMRKDLWELYQTGRFESYQNGQAWDVFGSARYIISFIAERDKFAKFVGAWEVISRRSGRQRGFRYKTRELPGYDDLKLRLIVNWGMGTRSWAQWLHRQGNKEIAEVLPRGYVMEFPGYYNLVLNFDKLSTMVRHSDANRELQRMLSSVSGIYMILDTRSGMQYIGSAYGAGGIWNRWKAYGKNPSGGNKRLKDLLSKYPHRYRHFQFSILRVLEHNATRDEVLAHEALTKRKLGSRVFGLNEN; from the coding sequence ATGAACATCCTCGATCTTGAGCAGTTTAGTTCATTTAGGAGCAACATTGAGACGAAGGTCGTCCGGCACAAAGACATGCGCAAAGACCTCTGGGAACTCTATCAAACTGGACGATTCGAAAGCTATCAAAACGGGCAAGCCTGGGATGTCTTCGGTAGCGCACGATACATTATCAGCTTCATCGCGGAAAGGGATAAGTTCGCGAAGTTCGTCGGCGCATGGGAAGTAATATCCCGACGAAGTGGAAGGCAAAGGGGGTTTCGATACAAGACACGGGAGCTGCCAGGATATGACGATTTGAAGCTCAGGCTGATCGTGAACTGGGGAATGGGCACACGTTCTTGGGCGCAGTGGTTGCACCGGCAGGGCAATAAGGAAATCGCCGAGGTTCTGCCGCGTGGCTACGTGATGGAGTTTCCGGGCTATTACAACCTTGTCCTGAATTTTGACAAGCTTTCAACAATGGTCCGACATTCGGATGCTAATCGAGAGCTTCAGCGTATGTTATCCAGCGTCAGTGGAATTTACATGATTCTCGATACACGGTCGGGAATGCAGTACATCGGCAGCGCCTACGGCGCGGGCGGAATCTGGAATCGATGGAAGGCTTACGGCAAGAACCCTTCCGGCGGAAACAAACGCTTAAAGGACCTGCTCAGCAAATATCCCCATCGGTACCGCCACTTTCAGTTTTCGATCCTTCGCGTGCTTGAACACAATGCGACGCGTGACGAAGTGCTTGCTCACGAGGCACTGACCAAGAGGAAGCTCGGGAGCCGGGTGTTCGGTCTAAATGAGAACTAG
- the hydA gene encoding dihydropyrimidinase produces MHFDTIITNGTIVNANKSEKADVGIVGEKIAAVGKELARKAGKNGAKIIDAKGHYVIPGGVDVHVHLALPFCGTTSSDDYNTGTRAAARGGVTTLIDFAIPYGDESLQQAVDNWMAKADGKACIDYTFHVAVTKWNQHKHQMADMVKKGFPTFKEFMIYEREGWQSDDAAIFGALEKCRELDAMLLIHAESSRVLDELIERHHNEAEMKKYGAVLHGITRPNYIEAEAIQRAVKWAEVTGGRLYIVHMSTAEGTDIIRDAHKRGLKNVFAETCAQYLVLDDSLFEGPDGHLYGCCPQIKKKSDQKRLWKGLSADTVCAVSTDTCTFTREQKAMWQGDWTKIPMGMPGLETLLPIVFTHGVMKDRLSVNDFVEKCCTAPAKIMGLGDRKGVIKKGHDADIAIIHPEKKIKVDHAKMETNADWSPYQGWNLAGFSRTTLSRGKVIVDDYKFCGTNGWGKWLPRETAGRL; encoded by the coding sequence ATGCACTTCGACACGATTATCACCAACGGAACGATCGTCAACGCAAACAAGAGCGAGAAGGCCGATGTCGGCATCGTCGGCGAGAAGATCGCCGCGGTCGGCAAGGAGCTGGCCAGGAAGGCCGGCAAGAACGGGGCGAAGATCATCGACGCCAAGGGGCACTACGTCATTCCCGGCGGGGTGGATGTGCACGTGCATCTGGCGCTTCCCTTCTGCGGGACGACGTCGTCCGACGACTACAACACCGGCACGCGGGCGGCGGCGCGCGGCGGCGTGACCACGCTGATCGACTTCGCCATTCCCTACGGCGACGAGTCGCTTCAGCAGGCGGTGGACAACTGGATGGCCAAGGCCGACGGCAAGGCGTGCATCGACTACACCTTTCACGTGGCCGTCACCAAGTGGAACCAGCACAAGCACCAGATGGCCGACATGGTGAAGAAGGGCTTCCCCACGTTCAAGGAGTTCATGATTTACGAGCGCGAGGGCTGGCAGTCGGACGATGCGGCGATCTTCGGGGCGCTGGAGAAGTGCCGCGAGCTGGACGCGATGCTGTTGATTCACGCGGAGAGCAGCCGGGTGCTCGATGAGCTGATCGAGCGGCACCACAATGAGGCGGAGATGAAGAAGTACGGCGCGGTGCTGCACGGCATTACGCGGCCAAACTACATCGAGGCGGAGGCGATTCAGCGGGCGGTGAAGTGGGCCGAGGTGACCGGCGGACGGCTGTACATCGTGCATATGTCGACCGCCGAGGGGACGGACATCATCCGCGACGCGCACAAGCGCGGGCTCAAGAACGTGTTCGCTGAGACCTGCGCGCAGTACCTGGTGCTTGACGATTCGCTCTTCGAGGGACCGGACGGGCACCTGTATGGCTGCTGTCCGCAGATCAAGAAGAAGTCGGATCAGAAGCGGCTTTGGAAGGGACTATCGGCGGACACGGTGTGCGCGGTCTCGACCGACACCTGCACCTTCACGCGCGAGCAGAAGGCGATGTGGCAGGGCGACTGGACGAAGATCCCGATGGGCATGCCGGGGCTGGAGACGCTGCTGCCGATCGTCTTTACGCACGGGGTGATGAAGGACCGGCTATCGGTGAACGACTTCGTCGAGAAGTGCTGCACGGCGCCGGCGAAGATCATGGGGCTGGGTGATCGCAAGGGCGTCATCAAGAAGGGCCACGACGCCGACATCGCCATCATCCACCCGGAAAAGAAGATCAAGGTGGACCACGCCAAGATGGAGACGAACGCGGACTGGTCGCCGTATCAGGGGTGGAACCTCGCAGGCTTCTCGCGGACGACGCTGTCGCGGGGAAAGGTGATCGTGGACGACTACAAGTTCTGCGGGACTAACGGCTGGGGCAAGTGGCTGCCGAGAGAGACGGCGGGGCGGCTGTAG
- a CDS encoding ABC transporter ATP-binding protein — translation MAIRLDNVTKCYGRLRAVDGVSLTVNPGEVFAFLGPNGAGKTTTIKMLTGLLLPDSGTVEVCGLPMSMDAQEAKAKLAYVPDQPYLYEKLSAREFLHFVGRMYGLDPATIELRSSRYMARLQVTGFADQLAESYSHGMKQRVVLAAALLHEPKVLIVDEPMVGLDPRTVRTVKELFRERADAGLTVFMSTHTLDVAEAIADRIAIINHGRIVACGTLEELKARAKREHRLEDIFLELTQPDADAEAARNSVNAA, via the coding sequence ATGGCGATCAGACTCGACAATGTGACCAAGTGTTACGGCCGGCTGCGGGCGGTCGACGGCGTGAGCCTGACGGTCAACCCCGGGGAGGTCTTCGCCTTTCTCGGGCCCAACGGCGCGGGCAAGACGACGACGATCAAGATGCTGACCGGTCTGCTGCTGCCCGACTCGGGCACGGTCGAGGTGTGCGGACTTCCGATGTCGATGGACGCGCAGGAGGCGAAGGCCAAGCTCGCCTATGTGCCGGATCAGCCGTACCTGTACGAGAAACTGTCGGCGCGGGAGTTTCTGCACTTTGTGGGGCGGATGTACGGGCTCGACCCTGCGACGATCGAGCTTCGCAGCAGTCGCTATATGGCCCGACTTCAGGTGACCGGCTTCGCGGATCAACTGGCGGAGAGCTACTCGCACGGCATGAAGCAGCGGGTTGTCCTCGCCGCGGCGTTATTGCACGAGCCGAAGGTGCTGATCGTCGACGAGCCGATGGTGGGCCTCGACCCGCGAACGGTTCGGACGGTGAAGGAGTTGTTTCGCGAGCGCGCCGACGCCGGGCTGACGGTGTTCATGTCCACGCATACGCTGGACGTTGCCGAGGCCATTGCCGATCGAATCGCCATCATCAATCACGGGCGCATCGTCGCCTGCGGCACGCTTGAGGAGTTGAAGGCCCGCGCGAAGCGTGAGCACCGGCTCGAGGACATCTTCCTGGAACTGACGCAGCCCGACGCAGACGCCGAGGCAGCGCGCAACTCGGTCAACGCGGCCTGA
- a CDS encoding RHS repeat-associated core domain-containing protein, whose translation MVESRTYLAGTNETLEKRVYTYDKSGRVKYVVREIAGDVDPENDDNQWYRGTQLIYSTQGKVWLALSRRWQIEEVPNTVGEGTHPETTHLEFQAAMEYRYDGGRQRYMVRPYHVTGASLDQGKWSDYAGQSIHGDYTVALDQSNAAVVTEKTAREPGVIDYDYTAAAGSRQTYLHGNLIGTTEATSGASAGSPLSAGRAVYTAFGERVYANGVGGGRYGYAGAWGYQAAGTEQCGPVGETFSCDPLEELGWLHVGERYYDPACGRFVQRDPIGIAGGWNVYAYVGNEPVKWMDPTGLDRWIDWHLWHPTVTVGSDRIGYYQISFAPNDGSEGTFEEVLRAIGSWIWGVDGVSTILCIGRPHRPADRTTNDIDDLDTLKRAANRNWYHAIFDNCISAGFQDLGSDRPTGPFRDNIH comes from the coding sequence ATGGTGGAGAGCAGGACTTACCTCGCCGGCACCAACGAGACACTTGAGAAGCGGGTCTACACTTACGACAAGTCGGGTCGCGTGAAGTATGTCGTGCGTGAGATCGCCGGGGATGTCGATCCGGAGAACGACGACAACCAGTGGTACCGGGGCACGCAGTTGATTTACAGCACGCAGGGGAAAGTCTGGCTGGCCCTGTCGCGCCGATGGCAAATTGAGGAAGTGCCCAACACAGTCGGTGAGGGCACTCACCCGGAGACGACGCATCTGGAGTTTCAGGCGGCGATGGAGTATCGCTACGACGGCGGGCGGCAGCGGTACATGGTGCGGCCGTACCATGTGACGGGGGCGTCACTTGATCAAGGTAAGTGGTCCGACTACGCCGGGCAGAGCATTCACGGCGACTACACTGTCGCCCTTGACCAGTCGAACGCTGCGGTAGTCACCGAAAAAACTGCTCGTGAGCCGGGCGTGATCGATTATGATTACACGGCGGCGGCGGGTTCGCGGCAGACTTATCTGCATGGCAACCTGATCGGCACGACGGAGGCGACGAGCGGGGCCAGTGCCGGGTCGCCGCTGAGTGCGGGGCGGGCGGTTTATACGGCGTTTGGGGAGCGGGTTTATGCGAACGGGGTCGGCGGCGGGCGGTATGGGTATGCCGGGGCGTGGGGGTATCAGGCTGCGGGGACGGAGCAGTGCGGGCCGGTGGGCGAGACGTTTTCCTGCGACCCGCTGGAGGAGCTTGGCTGGCTGCACGTCGGCGAGCGGTACTACGACCCGGCGTGCGGGCGGTTTGTGCAGCGCGATCCGATCGGGATTGCGGGTGGGTGGAATGTTTATGCGTACGTGGGTAATGAGCCCGTTAAATGGATGGATCCGACTGGGTTGGACCGATGGATTGACTGGCACCTTTGGCACCCAACAGTTACGGTCGGTAGTGACCGTATCGGGTACTATCAAATCAGCTTTGCGCCAAACGACGGAAGCGAAGGGACTTTCGAGGAAGTCTTACGCGCAATCGGTTCTTGGATCTGGGGTGTAGACGGCGTCTCGACGATTCTGTGCATCGGCAGACCGCACCGACCTGCAGATCGCACCACGAATGATATTGATGATCTGGACACTCTTAAAAGAGCCGCAAATCGCAATTGGTATCATGCGATATTTGACAATTGTATTAGCGCTGGCTTTCAAGACTTGGGAAGTGATCGGCCGACTGGGCCATTTCGGGACAATATTCATTAG
- a CDS encoding transposase, with the protein MKYKVGPRGFRVRAVTLVTTLLDAETYPASELAELYRRRWEVETNLRHLKTTLGMDILHCKTVDGILKEMWMFALVYNLVRLVMLETARQREVEPARVSFIDAARWLALAAGNADTACVVHLASLIINPARAHRVEPRVIKRRLKEFLLMKKPRDQLRQDLRRGNLVA; encoded by the coding sequence TTGAAATACAAGGTCGGCCCGCGCGGCTTTCGGGTTCGCGCGGTCACGCTGGTCACCACCCTGCTGGATGCCGAAACCTATCCGGCATCGGAACTGGCGGAACTCTATCGGCGGCGCTGGGAGGTCGAGACCAACCTGCGGCACCTGAAGACAACGCTGGGCATGGACATTCTGCACTGCAAGACCGTGGACGGCATCCTGAAGGAGATGTGGATGTTCGCGCTGGTGTACAACCTTGTGCGCCTGGTCATGCTCGAAACGGCCCGCCAACGCGAGGTCGAGCCGGCTCGCGTGAGTTTCATCGACGCCGCCCGCTGGCTGGCCCTCGCCGCAGGCAACGCGGACACCGCCTGTGTCGTCCACCTGGCATCGCTGATCATCAACCCCGCCCGCGCCCATCGCGTCGAACCCCGCGTCATCAAACGACGCCTCAAAGAATTCCTGCTCATGAAAAAACCACGCGACCAACTGAGACAAGACCTGCGACGCGGGAATCTTGTGGCTTAA
- a CDS encoding DUF983 domain-containing protein: protein MPSPDTTPILQVLARGLRRRCPRCGVGRLFHGWYQLAEACDQCALKYEPLEGNSYWFMYYSTAGFTGFIIIAMLLLEPANIWLGRAVVLVAAVLFIVLTLPYRKGLALAVDYLSERKNQSSHRPAETDLPSDQK from the coding sequence ATGCCGTCGCCCGACACAACTCCGATCCTCCAAGTCCTCGCCCGTGGCCTTCGCCGCCGATGCCCGCGATGCGGCGTGGGCCGGCTCTTTCACGGCTGGTATCAGCTCGCCGAGGCGTGCGACCAGTGCGCCCTCAAATACGAACCGCTCGAAGGCAACTCCTACTGGTTCATGTATTACTCCACCGCCGGCTTCACCGGGTTCATCATCATCGCCATGCTGCTCCTTGAGCCGGCGAACATCTGGCTCGGCCGCGCAGTCGTCCTCGTCGCGGCCGTGCTCTTCATCGTGCTGACCCTCCCCTACCGCAAAGGCCTGGCCCTCGCCGTGGACTACCTCTCCGAGCGCAAGAACCAATCCTCCCACCGCCCCGCCGAGACGGATTTGCCGAGCGATCAGAAGTGA